The Ferrimicrobium sp. genome contains a region encoding:
- a CDS encoding response regulator transcription factor, which translates to MKTIQLMLVDDHEVIIDGVRAMLRTHVDEVEVVSAVKTVEDALELLATPPLPDIVLTDARLKTSSGFELLDQITARAIEVPVVFYTAYDDEAYLFRALRAGARGYLLKQATGAELVGLLRRVVDGEVTIDPSIAGRVALLAARLQLGEFWPGAHLGLTHRESEILELIVKGMSTKSIAQSLFLGEETVKSHLSSIYRKLKVKSRAEAVAVALRDVTFR; encoded by the coding sequence GTGAAGACGATTCAATTGATGCTGGTCGATGACCATGAGGTGATCATCGACGGAGTCCGTGCGATGTTGCGCACGCACGTCGACGAGGTGGAGGTCGTCTCCGCCGTAAAGACCGTTGAAGACGCGCTCGAACTACTCGCCACCCCACCGCTACCCGACATAGTCCTCACCGACGCACGACTGAAGACGAGCTCTGGATTTGAACTCCTCGACCAGATCACCGCGCGAGCAATCGAGGTTCCAGTCGTCTTCTACACCGCCTACGACGACGAGGCCTATCTCTTTCGAGCTCTTCGGGCTGGCGCGAGGGGATACCTACTCAAGCAGGCCACCGGAGCTGAACTTGTGGGACTCCTACGAAGAGTCGTCGATGGCGAGGTCACGATCGATCCCTCCATCGCCGGTAGGGTGGCACTCCTCGCCGCTCGTCTTCAGCTCGGCGAGTTCTGGCCAGGGGCGCATCTTGGGCTCACCCATCGAGAGAGTGAAATTCTCGAACTCATCGTCAAGGGGATGTCAACAAAATCGATCGCTCAGAGTCTCTTCCTCGGGGAGGAGACGGTCAAGAGTCACCTCTCCTCGATCTATCGTAAATTGAAGGTCAAGTCAAGAGCCGAGGCGGTTGCCGTGGCTCTGCGGGACGTGACGTTCCGATGA
- a CDS encoding form I ribulose bisphosphate carboxylase large subunit, whose translation MSELTGEDRYKAGVIPYKQMGYWDGDYVPSETDIIALFRITPQPGVDPEEAAAAVAGESSTATWTVVWTDRLTAADLYRAKAYRVDPVPGQEDQFFAYIAYHLDLFEPGSIANLTASIIGNVFGFKAVKALRLEDMRIPVAYVKTFDGPPTGIVVERERLDKFGRPLLGATVKPKLGLSGRNYGRVVYEALRGGLDFTKDDENINSQPFMHWRDRFLYCMEAVNKAQSTSGEVKGHYLNVTAATMEDMYERAEFAKELGSVVVMIDLVIGYTAIQSMSKWARKNDMVLHLHRAGHGTYTRQKNHGISFRVIAKWMRLAGVDHIHAGTVVGKLEGDPNTVQGIYNVLRESHNPVDLPKGIFFDQDWAGLRKVLPVASGGIHAGQMHQLLTYLGDDVILQFGGGTIGHPMGIAAGATANRVALEAMVLARNEGQDIWNKGPEILNQAAKSSPALQGALDTWRDITFNYASTDTPDFVPTVSETY comes from the coding sequence GTGTCAGAGCTAACTGGAGAGGACCGCTACAAGGCGGGCGTCATTCCCTACAAGCAGATGGGGTATTGGGATGGCGATTATGTCCCAAGCGAGACCGATATCATCGCGCTCTTTCGCATCACCCCTCAACCCGGCGTCGATCCGGAGGAGGCGGCTGCCGCCGTCGCTGGCGAGTCCTCGACCGCGACCTGGACCGTGGTCTGGACCGACCGTCTGACCGCGGCCGATCTCTATCGTGCCAAGGCCTATCGTGTGGATCCGGTACCAGGTCAAGAGGACCAGTTCTTCGCCTATATCGCCTATCATCTTGATCTTTTTGAGCCGGGCTCGATCGCGAACCTTACTGCCTCGATCATCGGTAACGTCTTTGGCTTCAAGGCCGTGAAGGCGCTTCGCCTTGAGGATATGCGGATTCCGGTCGCCTATGTCAAGACCTTTGATGGTCCTCCGACCGGCATCGTGGTCGAGCGTGAGCGATTGGATAAGTTCGGTCGCCCGTTGCTTGGAGCGACTGTCAAGCCCAAACTAGGACTCTCGGGGCGCAACTATGGCAGAGTGGTCTACGAGGCGTTGCGTGGTGGTCTTGATTTCACCAAGGATGACGAGAACATCAACTCTCAGCCCTTTATGCATTGGCGCGATCGATTCCTGTACTGCATGGAGGCGGTGAACAAGGCCCAGAGTACCAGCGGTGAGGTCAAGGGTCACTATCTCAATGTCACGGCAGCGACGATGGAGGATATGTACGAGCGTGCCGAGTTTGCCAAGGAGCTCGGATCGGTCGTGGTCATGATCGACCTGGTGATTGGGTATACTGCGATCCAATCCATGTCCAAGTGGGCACGGAAGAACGATATGGTTCTTCACCTCCACCGCGCAGGTCATGGCACCTACACCCGCCAGAAGAATCACGGGATCTCTTTCCGTGTGATCGCAAAGTGGATGCGACTCGCAGGAGTCGATCACATCCACGCTGGTACCGTGGTCGGTAAACTCGAGGGAGATCCCAACACCGTGCAAGGTATCTATAACGTTCTTCGCGAGTCGCACAACCCGGTCGATCTTCCCAAGGGGATCTTCTTCGACCAGGATTGGGCGGGTCTTCGCAAGGTGTTGCCCGTTGCTTCAGGGGGCATCCACGCCGGGCAAATGCATCAGCTCCTCACCTATCTGGGTGACGATGTGATCTTGCAGTTCGGTGGCGGTACCATCGGTCACCCGATGGGCATCGCGGCAGGCGCCACGGCGAATAGGGTCGCGCTCGAGGCGATGGTGCTTGCGCGCAATGAGGGCCAAGATATCTGGAACAAAGGGCCGGAGATTCTCAACCAGGCGGCAAAGTCGTCGCCGGCGCTGCAAGGTGCACTCGATACCTGGCGTGACATCACTTTCAACTATGCCTCCACCGATACCCCTGACTTTGTTCCTACCGTCAGCGAAACCTACTAA
- a CDS encoding GAF domain-containing protein, with the protein MNTEPEELTLYRELAQVLAETLELDQLAAKTAALVVDAVGASVCFVHLVDPELMRLELVGATPPFDSYRHQVWLGLGDGIAGWVAQTGQVAVVPDKWTDHRYRYLPELQGELFRILISVPMIHASGNVVGVLNVHWQHEDVDLLHQQQVLTTVASFLAGAFEHTLLVAKLGAHERALEGFAQQLIEAQEAERRRLQLELHDGVLQQVHAAYYRLEAVKASPGLDEHEARDVCVASDLLKASTQAMRRLIQDTPRQALDEFGFAEAIETLANSYPDFAVVIEDRTDDTALTLGPERALAVLRIMQEAINNAWKHSGVTTCELRLASIAGDLVVVVRDRGDGFDTTTHVGGFGLGGMRERARIIGGRLELFSTLGEGTLVRLLVPIATNAVQ; encoded by the coding sequence ATGAATACTGAACCCGAAGAACTCACGCTATATCGAGAACTTGCCCAGGTGCTTGCGGAGACCCTCGAACTCGATCAACTGGCTGCGAAGACAGCAGCACTCGTGGTCGATGCGGTCGGTGCAAGCGTCTGCTTTGTGCACCTCGTGGACCCCGAGCTCATGCGTCTTGAACTCGTCGGTGCTACTCCACCCTTTGACTCTTACCGTCACCAAGTATGGCTCGGGCTCGGGGATGGCATCGCTGGCTGGGTGGCCCAAACCGGCCAAGTCGCGGTCGTTCCCGATAAGTGGACCGATCACCGCTACCGCTACCTCCCCGAGCTCCAAGGAGAGCTCTTCCGGATACTGATCTCGGTGCCAATGATCCACGCAAGTGGGAATGTTGTCGGGGTTCTGAACGTCCACTGGCAGCACGAGGACGTCGATCTTCTCCATCAACAACAGGTACTCACCACCGTCGCGAGTTTTCTCGCCGGCGCATTCGAACACACACTCCTTGTGGCAAAGCTCGGAGCCCACGAGCGCGCCTTAGAGGGCTTTGCCCAACAGCTCATCGAAGCCCAGGAGGCGGAACGTCGCCGCCTCCAGCTCGAGCTCCACGACGGGGTCCTCCAACAGGTTCACGCCGCCTACTATCGCCTTGAGGCGGTAAAGGCCTCACCTGGTCTTGATGAACATGAGGCACGCGATGTCTGTGTCGCCTCTGATCTGCTCAAAGCGAGCACCCAGGCAATGCGACGGCTGATCCAGGACACGCCACGTCAGGCACTCGACGAATTTGGATTCGCCGAGGCGATCGAGACGCTTGCCAACTCCTATCCCGACTTCGCCGTCGTGATCGAGGATCGAACCGACGACACCGCCCTTACCCTTGGCCCCGAACGTGCGCTCGCCGTGCTACGCATTATGCAAGAGGCGATCAACAACGCCTGGAAACACTCAGGGGTAACCACCTGCGAGCTCCGGCTCGCCTCAATCGCTGGCGACCTGGTGGTCGTCGTGCGGGATCGTGGGGACGGCTTTGACACGACGACTCATGTCGGCGGCTTTGGCCTCGGTGGCATGCGAGAGCGGGCTCGGATCATCGGAGGGCGCCTCGAGCTCTTCTCTACGCTTGGTGAGGGAACCCTGGTGCGCCTCTTGGTGCCTATCGCCACCAATGCCGTCCAGTAA
- a CDS encoding LysR family transcriptional regulator, with product MMTNTQLKTLLAVADTGSVIGASRRLFVSSAAVSSTLAALSREVGTDLTQRVGRGLTLTPAGSVLAGYAATLLGAMEEAIVRSREASRPDAPTLRIGAVATVGEELLPRWLQGYLELVPHATINLEVANKTSLFELLNDHRVDLVISGRPTQSEFVRVIATRAHELALIANERRATEWFGGSLSPTAQQIGEHTWLVREPGSGTRASAEELLGELAISPATLSVGSNLAMKRLVELGLGIAVISTESVAKELAAGELVSLTVEPFPQRRTWCLAVRTGEALVGSIEHFANYLGSMGEVEFTPAPHALGEKVHGSQRLG from the coding sequence ATGATGACCAATACACAACTCAAAACCCTGCTGGCGGTGGCCGACACCGGATCCGTCATTGGAGCGAGCCGACGGCTCTTCGTCAGTTCGGCCGCCGTCTCCTCGACCTTGGCGGCTCTATCGCGCGAGGTGGGCACAGACCTGACCCAGCGCGTTGGACGCGGACTCACCCTCACCCCGGCAGGCAGCGTCCTCGCCGGGTATGCCGCAACCCTCCTCGGTGCCATGGAGGAGGCGATAGTGCGCAGCCGAGAAGCCAGCCGTCCCGATGCACCAACGCTGAGGATCGGGGCCGTTGCCACCGTTGGAGAGGAGCTCCTCCCACGGTGGCTCCAGGGTTACCTCGAGTTGGTGCCACACGCGACCATCAACCTCGAGGTCGCCAACAAGACGAGTCTCTTCGAACTCCTCAACGACCATCGAGTCGATCTGGTCATCTCAGGGAGGCCAACCCAGAGTGAATTCGTGCGTGTCATCGCCACCCGAGCCCATGAACTTGCCCTGATCGCCAATGAACGACGAGCCACCGAATGGTTCGGCGGTTCACTCTCACCCACCGCCCAACAGATCGGGGAGCACACCTGGCTCGTTCGTGAGCCAGGTTCAGGGACACGCGCCTCAGCCGAAGAACTCCTGGGTGAACTCGCGATCAGCCCAGCGACTCTCTCGGTTGGATCGAACCTTGCCATGAAGCGGCTCGTGGAGCTCGGTCTTGGCATTGCCGTGATCTCAACTGAGTCAGTGGCCAAGGAGTTAGCCGCTGGCGAACTCGTCTCTTTGACCGTAGAGCCCTTTCCTCAACGTCGAACCTGGTGTCTTGCCGTCCGTACTGGCGAGGCGCTTGTTGGCAGTATCGAGCATTTTGCCAACTATCTAGGGTCCATGGGTGAGGTGGAGTTCACCCCGGCACCCCACGCTTTGGGTGAGAAGGTTCACGGATCGCAGCGCCTAGGTTGA
- a CDS encoding class I fructose-bisphosphate aldolase, whose translation MSRELIEHAGAMVAYPKGILAADESSPTLTKRFVAHGLESTESTRRDWRETLFSSPGLGEYVSGVILYDETFHQTTANGLSFPDFLVEHGMLPGIKVDTGAKPLAGSDGELVTEGLDNLGPRLADYYARGARFAKWRAVLQIDQAKPSAICIRANAHALARYAKLCQESGIVPIVEPEILMEGDHDLATTRRVAGTVLSAVFDQLRSFEVLLPGMVLKPSMVTPGNTGPTVSAREIGEASVECYRDVVPASVAGIALLSGGQSDDMATANLAAMNEIEALPWPITFSFGRALQDTPMKVWASSGQDRQRTQASLMDRVTTTASVLRPRHLVNV comes from the coding sequence ATGTCAAGGGAACTGATCGAACACGCTGGGGCCATGGTAGCGTACCCGAAGGGGATCCTCGCCGCCGACGAGAGTAGCCCCACCCTCACCAAACGCTTTGTCGCTCACGGGCTTGAATCAACCGAGTCAACTCGCCGAGACTGGCGTGAAACCCTTTTTAGCTCGCCTGGGCTCGGAGAATACGTCTCCGGTGTCATTCTCTACGATGAAACCTTCCATCAGACAACGGCCAACGGCCTCTCCTTTCCCGACTTCTTGGTTGAGCACGGCATGCTTCCAGGGATTAAGGTTGATACCGGCGCAAAGCCACTGGCGGGAAGCGATGGAGAACTGGTGACTGAGGGACTAGACAACCTCGGCCCTCGTCTCGCCGACTACTATGCGAGAGGGGCTCGTTTTGCCAAATGGCGTGCGGTACTCCAAATCGACCAGGCGAAGCCAAGCGCGATCTGCATCCGGGCCAATGCACACGCCCTGGCTCGCTACGCCAAACTCTGTCAAGAGTCAGGCATCGTCCCAATCGTCGAACCCGAGATCCTCATGGAGGGTGATCATGACCTCGCGACCACCCGACGAGTTGCCGGAACGGTACTCTCGGCCGTCTTTGACCAGCTCCGTTCCTTTGAGGTGCTACTCCCGGGCATGGTGCTCAAACCATCGATGGTCACCCCAGGCAACACCGGTCCAACGGTAAGTGCCAGGGAGATCGGGGAGGCCTCAGTCGAGTGCTATCGTGACGTCGTGCCGGCCTCCGTTGCGGGGATTGCGCTCCTCTCCGGTGGGCAGTCCGATGACATGGCAACAGCAAATCTGGCTGCCATGAACGAGATCGAGGCACTACCATGGCCAATCACCTTCTCCTTTGGACGCGCTCTCCAAGATACGCCAATGAAGGTCTGGGCGAGTTCTGGGCAGGATCGCCAACGCACCCAGGCAAGTCTGATGGACCGTGTTACCACCACCGCCTCCGTTCTGCGGCCCCGACACCTGGTGAATGTCTGA